The nucleotide sequence GAATTCTACAAATAACATATATCTTAATGAGGCGGTCCCGACGAGGAGAGTCTATTCGGAAGGAAGGTGAGCTGTCCACTATATCGAAGGTTCCCACACGGGGGTCAGCGAGTACCGCCACGTATCTTGGTCCGTATTCCGAAGACAGTAGGTGAAGGAGAGATGAACCTGCAGGCGTTGTATTCCCCGTTCTGGTGCTCCCCAGTCTTTTACACTTCTCTTTTGAAAGTAGGACGACGAATGCCCTGGGTCGGTCTCAACAAGGGCGAGCGTGTCATACCGGAGGAGGTAGCTGACGGAACTCGCGTTCGCTGTCCAGAATGTAACGAACAGATGTTCCCTCGAGGGCCGATGAGCGACGGCCGGGCCAGACACTTCGTCCACGTGTCATCGAATACCTCGTGTAGCGGGGGAATTGGGGAATCAGAGATCCACAGAAAACGAAAGTCGATGGCTATCTCGGCATTGAAACAGGAGTACGATGACTACGTCCGATGCGGATCGGAGGTTCCACTCGACGTCAGCGACTCGAAATCGAATACTGACGAACGTTGGGCCGACGTGCTCCTTGAGTTTGAAGGGCCCGATGATCTGTTTGGAGAAGGAATTATCGTCGAAGTTCAGTATAAGAACGAGGAGAAAGACATTGAGACAACAACGTACGATTATCTAACTAAGTCGTTCAGCGTGTTCTGGGCGTACGGGAAGGACTTCACAACCAATCAGTTCCGCATCGAACAGATGATCGATGCATTCCGAGAGGATGAGGAAACTGCGGTTCTCGCTGGGACTACACAAGCCCGGGAATACGCTCCATCAGTCGAAGAGCGAACCGAGCAAGAAGCACTCGTCTCATCCGATCAGGGCGAAACAGAGGGTATCGAACAACTCCCCGAGACTGATTCGAACGGACATCCCGTTCCGAAGATACCAGAATGTGCTCACGGCTTCCACGAGATCACAAAAAGTAGTGGTGAGGGTACAAACTATTTCAAGTGTGGAGATTGTGATATAATTGTACATCGTAGTGTCCGGGGTTTCTATTTCTACAATATGGATCTTAATCCCCGTCAAAACGGCCCCGAATCATTAAAGAGCGGATGTAGGGGAATTTGGAAACAGACTGAATCGACATACGAATGTAAAAATTGTGGCAAAAGATACCCACAGGATCACGATGAATTGCTGTCCAAGTTGAATGTGAACTAACCCGGTTGAGAGATGTAGTCCTCCGGGAACCGCTCCCGGAGGAGCTCAGCCGTAGCGACTTCTGCTCGATCCGCTTCTTCCTTGATACTGTACCACGAAACATCGAGAATCCGAACAGGCGGGAAGACGGCCGTGAAATTGGCTCCGGGATTTCCGGGTTCGTTTAGATGTTGATTAAGTCGTTTGAAGAGGTTCTTCGCTCGGCCAACGTAAATGAGCCTTTCCGCTGAATCAACCTCATGCCTCCATCCTGGCCTCTTGATATTCAATCCTGAAGCTGCGACATTTCGATGTCTTCGACTGTATGCGCATTCAAGGACGTAGACGGCGTAGGACTGGAGGCTGCCAGTGGTGTGGGGAAACGCTGTCGAGACGATCGTCCGAACGTCCGTGGCGTGACGAAGTGGGAGGGGATCGGACGTCTCTTTCCAGGAGTCAGCAGGGATATTGGGAATTACCTCTTTCCGGACACGTTCTCGAATGGGTGCGTGTCCGATTACGGAGGGCACGGGGTTTCCGTAATGCATCGGGCTTCTATCGGCATTCTAACCATATCAGTAGTGTAAAACTGTCGGGCTAGTGGATTAACTGACTTCGCCGGAATCGATTGTTTGGGAGTGTAATGAGTTCGCTCTCCCAGCTTTCCTTTCAATCATACAGCCCTCAATCCTCCTGTCCCTCATCAAGAAGAAAAACAGGCCTCCGAGATGGTGATAAGTCAGAGGCCAGTCGGGAAATCATCCGCTAGTTCAAAGTTCAGTCTTGTAATCGATTCTGGGATCGTAGGTATGTGGTGTTCCTTTGCCACCTTTCTGGTGTGATCGAACGTCTAACAGGACCCTGAAAAACACCTTGTCAGCGGATTCTTTAGACAATATTTCCGAAATCACGTCGCCATCACCATAGACACGAAGCAGTCTTCGAAACACGGTCGTTCCTGGCAATGTTTTCAATTCCTCTTCCGATGGTGGATGCCCAAAAACTTCAGCTCCATCGTCCGAGAAGGCCTCATCATCATCGCTCATACTAATCTTGGGAAGTGGGATTGGCCCGTCATACTCGACGCCTTTTTTCTGGAGAATATCTCTCGCTTCACTAGTGAAGTCTAAAACTCCGTCCCGATTTGGGCCAAAAATCAATATGGAGGTTTCATGTTCGCTGTATTGATCTCCCATACAACCTTTCAGGCCTCCGGGTGCTAATAATCTCTAGCCAGTTTTCAAGCCAGTTTCAGCAGTATCCGTCTGTCTCTCAGAGCTCACAAATTGGTTCAGACGAAATAGAGATTCTACAACCAACATATATCCTACTGAGGCGGTCCGGAGGTAGAGGGATTGTCGGAAATGACGGTAGCCCTGTCCTCCAAATTGATGATTCCCACACGGGGGGGTCAGCGAGTACCGCATCAGCCTTCCTAAAGCACGAAAGACTACATCTGCGTACGAGTTCAGGCTCCTTGATCGAATGAACGGACGTCTGATTGATAGTCTACCCCGCTTACTCCACGAGTTCGTTCTCTTCTCGAGATTTTCTGATAGTAGACTTTCTCAACCGTTGGAGATTGAATCCGCTTGGATTCTGATCTTCTAGTGCGAAGGGAATTCGTGGGTTATCTGTCGTCAAATGTCCGACGTTTAATATATACAATCCCCCGTCTATTCTCAGGCTGAGAGAGTGACAGCTCGCGCGAAAAAATACCCCATTTAGAGCTCAGAAATTCGGCCTTCCGAGACGATGCCGTCAAAATCTACAGGTCGGAGTTTTCGTCATTACTCGATTCATCAAATCCAGCTTCCTCTTTTCCCCGTCGCCACGATCCGAACCGACTCTGTATCGTTCCTGGAGAACAGAAGTCGTCATCTTCGGCAAATTTCTTCGCGGAACAGTTCTCATGTCGTTCCGCGCATTCCCGAAGCATCTCAAGGAGTTCTTCAGAAGAATAATCCTGATTCTGTGTATCAAGGCCGGCAAGCTCTTTCGCAGTACTCCAGTTACCGAAGCGATGTCTCACAGCACCTGAAGTTGGGAATTCATCCTTCTCGTTGAATATGCGCTGGGTTGCCTTCCCGTATTTTCTCTTACACTCTAGAATCATGTCAAGAAGCTCTTCATCAGAGTACTCGCGAGGTCTCGAATTGTGATTACGCTCGTCGACATCGATACCAGCTTCTTTCTTTGCCTCAATCCAGCTGCCAAATCGGGTAACAACGACAGTCGGGCTGACAAAGTCATCGTCCTGCTGTAGCGTATCGGTAGTACACTTACCGTAGCGACGCTGGCATTCACGGAGATGGCTTAGGATCTGCTCGTCCGTGTACTGCCGTTTCCGGCCACTATCATCGGACAGGTCTTCTTCTACTCCTGCTGCCTTCTTTGCATTGGACCAACCATCGAAACGGTCCATGACGCACGACACGGAACAGAATTGGTCATATTCTCGGAATTTTCGAGGAGTACAGACGCCCTGCTGATCTTTGCACTGACGAAGCATCGCTAAAATAACCTCGTCGCTGTATCTTTTCTCAGGACTCATCCTATTCATTCATACATCACAACCAACTTAGTCTTGTTGGCTACTGGATTCTGGCAATACGCCATATTATCGTCTCTACGGGGCCCAAGGATTGATCTCAGTTCATATTCATAACGTGCATACCGATAGAATTTAGTAAGTTCCTGATATACAATAGCCTGCGAGCTACCGATCGCGATGATCTCCAAGATATCGAATCAACATCGGTCGGAAGCTCATATTGAGGGACAGCGACGTCTCTGGATAGATATTTTCTACCGAGGCGTGGCGGAGTCCCAAGAAATATCGATTTTGCCATGTCTGCCAAAAATCGAACTTCTACGTTTGGTCGAAACGGTCATCAATCGAATCCTGCTCGAAAAGAAGATCAGTACAGTCAACACTCCTCGTATCCTTCTGGAGTCTCCGAACTGGACGAGAACGGCTTCGTCCCCGCCAGAACGACGTTCCACTCCAACGACGCCCCGGTCGGACAGACTCACTGGTTCGATCGAGCATGGGGAGTCCATCACGGCCTGATGCCCTCAAAATGGCGCGCAGTGATCGCCGAGCATGGTCGTGATCTTGACGAGGTCGAGGAGGGTCTGAGAGCCTCCCCCAAAGGACGCGACCGACATCAAGTCGTGGACTGCGTTCTGGATAACCTCCCAGACCGAATCCGTGAGAGTGCCCGACATCGGTTCCTCAGTATGGATACAAATGATGCTCGGCGATTCAACGGTCACTATTCAGGTGTCCGCGGTGCAGTAATCAGCGCGTGTATTTCCGTTCTTGAGGATAGCAAAGAATTCCCGGACGACGCTTCGGAGACCGTCTGGTTCAACGGGGTTCTTGAACCACTCTGTGCAGAACTGGGCACGGATCCAGACGGACAGATCCGTCTCGCTCGTAAGGTCTGGGGAGGTGATGAGAATGAATAGGGTCGTCTCCTCAAGCGACTACGGTAACGAGGACTTCGTCGGGGTTGACGCGGACGAACTCACCGAAGCACTAAAATTGAATAACCACTTCTTGGTTGCCCTGCTCAGCCCAGACGAGGAGAGGGACAAGATGCCACTCTATCCAAAAACGGGGGCAAATTCAGAAGCCGGACTCTCATTTGAGGAGGCTCGAGACATCGCCTCTGGACTCCAGGGGATGGATGACGTTAGAGCCGACGAGATGACCGTCCTCGGATACATGTTCTCCTCGGATAGCCAACTAGTCCTCATCGACTGGGATGATATCCGGGACCCGAACGTCGGCGACGAAAGCGTGCCCGACTTCGTGATCGAGAGAATTCGGGAATTCGGAGGTTATGTCTCGGTGTCCGTATCGGGTACCGGTCTCCATCAAATCTGCAGAGTCAGTAATGAGACTCAAGAGCTACTCGCTGATCATAAATCGCGGGCGGATTTGCCAATCGATCAGCTGGACGGTCTTGACGACCAGCCACATGTCGAGATTTATCAGGAGAAACGGTACGCAACGGTGACTGGAGATGTCTGGCGGGATCCATACACCCAGACCCTCTTCGACTCACTTGCGTCGACCGATAAACCGTTTAGGGAGTTCATCGATCACTACGTTCCTCAATCTAGTAACAACAGCTCAACGAGCGAGACGGTGCGAGGAAGTACTAACGAAAAACAGACGCTGATCGACCTCGCAGATCAGCGAGCTCGGCAGTATAGCTACAAGTACTCAGATATGATCTGGCTCGAAACTGACTCTCCGACGGTTGAAGAGGTTCGAGCGACAGGATTCTATCAGGACCGAGAGTTCAGAGAACTCTGGAACGCGAATGAGAGCGGTTATCCCTCAATCTCTGAGGCAGATATGGCGTTCATCTCGAAGTTGTGGTACTACTGCGATAATCGAGAACTCGTCTGGGAATGCTTACGCAAATGCAATCGATATCGCCCGAAGTGGGACCGAAATAACTACCTGAATCGAACGATCGAAGAAACCCGAGACAACGATCGGTACGACGGCAAGTACTGCTCTCCGAGCTAGGCCGTTCCTCCTTTTCGGGAGTTACTATTTTGAGGTCGTAGAGGACCAGATTTTCTCCACTCTGCGCGGAAATCGTAATAGCATCAGCGCAGAGCTAATTCAACATCCACTTGGCGAAGTTGGAACGGCTACGTCTCCGTGCTCACTCTCTCGCCGTTTTCGTTTCAACCGCTCTACTTCATCAAGACAATCGTCAAGGATGTTCTCTTGCTCGTCAAAGTATTCCACAAGGCGCTGGGCTATTTCCTTATCCAGTATCGCGTTTCGTACATACTTCGGAGAATCCACGAGACCGACTAAGTCTACGCTGTCTTCGAAACTAACTAACGTTGTGTCTCCTTGTACAGCTACACGATCGCCCATATTTAGCGCTCGTTTCTTATCGATATATCCGACGATCCGACGGTTATCATGTTCATATAAGCTCTCGTTTTGACACCGTGTGAAAAGGAATAGATACCTTCGAGAAGCGGTCTCTGCGAACGTTTTAATCGAATTCTGGTAGCACTGGCTACAGAAATTTTCGGCGCCCTTCTCAATATACGGTTCCGTCTTTCCTCTATTCACGATGTCTCGAACCGGGTACTCGGAATGGGGTGAATGGAAAAACCATTGGAGTTGTCCTTTCTCACCGAGTTGGGTACGGTTAAATTCAGTCGCGGATTCAACATCTGGTTCAGCTATTCGCTGGGAGTGATAGTCTCGTTGGGCCCGCAGGACGGCTCTAGTACTTTCCGTATCGAACTTTAATGGTCGGCGATACCATGGGCCTCCACCGGAGTCTTCCGAGTGTTTTGTGACAAATTGGTTCGCTTCGACACCCGACTCACCGCTCAGCGGAACCGGCGTCTTGTACAATCGTGAGTCGTCTGGATTCCCAAGAACAAGATACTCTGCATCAAACTCGTCGCGTCGAACATGGGCATTCGTGACGAATTTTTCTTTCACGTCCTCTGGCAGGGAGTGGTATTCGTCCTTTGGGATAGGATCGTATTCCAGAGTGAAATGACCGATAATATATGCCCCCCAATCGTCGTTTATCCAGTCCTGTTCTGGATTGCCTTCACCGACATAGTCCAGCGTCGCGTAGAAGAAGAGAATATCACCCTCCTCAAGTTCCGCTATTCGGTTCGTCTTGGGTGAATGTCGATCGCCGTAGGAGTAGTCTTTGTTATAGCCAATCTCAGGGAATTCCGGATCAAAGTGAGTTACTGTATTCTTCGCGCTTTCGGGCCGAATAGATCCAAGCCCGAGATCGTCGTACGTCGGCTCGTTAACAGTCTCATCGTCTTCAGGGATAGGAATGTATCGAAAGGTCCCATCTCCATAGATCGGCCCCCGACCACCTGGAGAACTACTGTTTGCACCGATATTTAGCGCAACAGACATCATACTCTTCGCTACTCATAGCCCATTAACATAAGTTATGGCCAACTGTCGATTCCACGATGAACTCACAGTGCTGGCCGGATACTCATAAGAAGGCACTTCCAACATGGCTTTTTCCAGTCATCGTGGACCGACTACATCAGCCAACCCCCACCCGCGTGGGAATGTTGACATCTCCGAAGATGAGTTTGCTGCAAAGAAGCAGGAATTGTTAGACGATTCCTGAGTTTGCCAAAGCCAGCTAACATTTCTGAAGCTCTGCAAGATACAGAGCGCGTATTCTGCACGCCGACCCCTACAACTCCGACCGAGCGTAGGTATTTCTGTTATCGATCAAATTTCTAATTTCTCCACGAGGATTGTCAACATATCGGATGTAGTCTTCAATATACGACTCGTCATTCGAGCTTTCGTAAATATATTCGATTGGATCATCAATCGAGACTGTCTCCCTAATCGGTTCCTCTAAGGTTATCTCAGGATCTCCCTCCCATTTGTTCTCATGATCGTCGTACCATTCTATCGCTGTTTGATGACGGGTGGCTTGATGTACTCGAATTACCTCAGCTAAAATTGATAGGCAACGGTTCACTTGATTTACTGTATTCCCGTAGATTGCGAATTCAATTAGGATATTAGCTGGCCCTAATCTTTGAACAAAAGGAGATGTGATCAAGAATTTCGTTGACGTACCGCTGAAAAGGAAATTGTATCCGTATTCTTGATAGAAAATATATCGTAAGTCAAGCGTTAGCCTCTCTGCGTCCTGATTAAATTCTATCCCTTCGACTTGGAGGGTGACAACTGTACTTGGGGACTCTTTCCCCCGACCTATGCTATGGAACAAGATAGTCGCCTGCTCTCCCTGTTCGGTCGTGAAATCAAGATTCTTCCCGAGAAGATTGTCCAAAAGTCGATCCTCAATTTCGTGGTGAGCTAAATCTGATTGCGTCTCATTATATGCCAATTCGATTAACTTCGCAATGAGTTGGGTAGGCATTAGATTATCAAACGGACTGAAGAATCAAATCAATAAGGGATGAGAGATCGAATAATACCACCCGACTGGCTTACTGGAGTCATCCTCTTTATTCAACGCGACTCACCTATCGGCTGATGAATATTTCAATAACGCTCTGACTCTAATTTCCGTCTACTATCTCAACAATTTCAATAGGAGGTTCCATCAAGACTTCCCAGGTTGGGTTTTCAGAGCCTGCTTCACCTTCCCAATACCTCCGCCCATCTCGTAGAATCTCAATGAAACTGCTCGCTTCAACCAGATCCATATCCCGAACATCGTATGACTCACATTCAACTGCAACTAACTGCCCATTTCCGCCTCTGTACCGCTGTCTGTAGTGATTAGCTTCGGCTTGCGTTTTCGCGCCAAAATACGATTGGAACCGTGATTGTTCGCTCTCGAAATCGCTCTGTCGCAACAACTCAAGCCCTGTCTCAAGTAATACTGGTGCTGGGTCATAATGCCGTCTCTCGTACTCCCCATCCTCTGACTGAGCTCGGAATAGCAATGCGACCATTCCTTGATATTTTCCTTCTAAGGGCAGTTGAACTCCGCCTTCTATGGGGGGATCATTGATGCCGACTAATGCGCTCAGAGCGTGCCTCGCACCGTGGCTGGAGAGACCCTCGGGGAATTCGGATCTTAATGCCTCTAGCTCCCCCTCAGGACTCATTGAATCATCTGGTGGCAGAGCGAACTCGCCTGGATAGACCTGTGGAGGCCAGTATAAATCCAAAACGTCTCCAACTTCAAGCTCTCCAAGCAAATCCACGTGATAGAATGTGGTCATAATTCTCCCTTTGGTAGAAAGAAACAAATCAGTTCGGTTACCAGTTGATGTGGAGCGCTCCAAGCGGATTCGTTCTTGTATTTGAAAGCACGGCTATTTATCGGTGCTACCCAAGCACTGGTCGGTGTCAGAAGTCTATAGAGTAGAGGGTGTGACACTCTTTCAGCAATCGGGTGCAATCGTCCTTGCTGTCCTTACTGGACCTGTTGCTTTGTCCCTGAGAAGACCTCTAACATCCCCACTACCACCGCCCCCCAGCGTGGGAATACTAGCTTATTAAGACAGGTGTGCTCTGAGCAGGAGATAGGTTTCAGAAGTTGAATATACCGCGCATACTCACCGCGGTGGCTTGTGTCGCGAATTATCTCAGTAGTATCAAAAGTCGCAGATCAGATCATAGCGAGTCTTCCGGAAATGCCACGTAGTTCTTCCTGTCATCACCGACAACGACTTTCGTTCCGGCAGGCCAAGTCAGCCGTCGCACAACCCAGGACACATCAGATGCAGCTCCCCCGAGATTAAGCACCAATCCCCAGCCGAGGACGATCGCCAGTTCGTTGACGGAACCTGTGAGGAGGAGCAGAGCATAGACGACCGACAAAACCTGTGGAGCTAGTAGCACTATAATACTCTCCCACAGATCAAGGGGCACCTCCGGAACATAGACGCAATTCGGCCATTTATATACTGGATCGTAGCCTAAAACAGAGTTAGCGATGTAGTGGAGAGATTCGTGAATATAGAGCGAGGCCGTAATTGCTACCCCGACTCCAACGACCAGTTTGACGTTGTTTTGCGGGAATAGGATGACATTTTCTGAGAAGATGACTACACCAGCAATTGTAAGCAGAATTGCCATGGTTGAAAATAGAACAATCCTCGAGAATGAGTAATGTTCGTACCGAGTATATCCTTCAGGAGCTTCTGGCATTGTCATCAATTAGCTTCTTAACTACCACTACGGGTTTTTCTGACAACACTCTATCCCCTCAGAATTCCGGGATTGTCAGTGGAAATCGGTTCAATAGAATTCTCACTGATTACCGCTCGTAGCGAATCTGCTAATAATCGTCTTACCGGAGCAAGGCCACGATCTCTCTTGACGCAAGTGCAAGTCATTAGCGATAGAATATAATTCTCCACAGTATTGGCATAATTTTATATTTCTAATAATCAATATTATGGATATGCCACCGGATACTCCCAATCCGTTACGTGCCATGGAGCATGACGAGGTAAGGGACAAACTTGCCGAGTACCTGAGGAAATACAAGGAAACGCCAGTTGCTCCCGATGATGCAACCGTAGAGGTTGAAAAACCAATTAGTATTCCTGGCAGATCGGGCAGGCGCCCAGATGTCAGACTTGATGCAGATATAAAAGGATACCAAGGCTTGGCATTCGAGGTTAAGACACAAGAAACAGGTCGCACCGCGCTGACGGTGGCTCGTCAGATGGCAGATGACCTGAGAGGTGATTATCAACCGGTATTTGTTTCACCAGGATGGATCTTCGCTGATGGGGAGCGACGATGCCAAAATCACTCGGATTTCACACTCAAGAACGTAATTCGAAGTCAGGGCGGAAAGGTTCTGGAAGTCGTGTCTCCGTCCCCAATACGGTTCTCTCCCTACTCAATAATTCCAGAATTGGATGCTCCCGGCTTGGGCGATTTCTTCACGCGAACGACTCTCTGAATAACTCACAGATGTAGGACTGTACCGGGGCGCGTTAGTGTGGCGAACATGGTGTTCCACTGGATAATGCCCGTTCTCTGGAGATCAAACGATTTCCACTCAAACGGCGAGAAATCTACTCCGATAAGACGGTCATGCATGCTCAAGCAGCAGTGTGCCAGTTGGTCTGACGGCAAGCTCATTGAATAAGGAACTTGGATCCGTTGAAATCCTCAACAGCAGAATACGAATCCTGTGGGGAATAGAGAGAATGGATGTAGCGTAGCGACAACGAAAGTCATTAGCAATTAGTCGCGGATATGTCTCGGTAATGGAAATGTATGGACGAAGCACTTTGCTGGGAGTCTTAAGAACTGAATGACGACGAATAGCAGGACAGAGCGTTTGTTGGATAGTATGTTCACCAATCTTGGCCACCAGCTTCGGCGATATCTCCTGTACTGTTTGTTTTGGGATACAAACCCGATGTCGTTGCCTCGAGTCGCGGATCAAGCGGTTGAATGGCAAACGGGAAAGCCAGCAGAGGCGGTTGTTGATGAACGATTAGAGATCTATATGGCGCTTTATCACGACCATCTGCCGGGCCTCGTTGATGACGATGTCATCTCCTATCACCAAGATGAGGACGTGGTTGAGTTGGATACCGCTGCCGACCTGTTCGAACCATACGTCAGACAGGCATTTCAAGACGAAATCAATACTGGGGGTTCCCGCTAAAACCCATCCTGTGAGTATCTTACTTGGTATTGAGCGTGCTCTCCAGCCCGGAATTCCTTCGGTCGTCCCCAACGAGACTATTGTTCGTCCTTTGGTGGACCCTGGTCCGCACCCACCACTCCCCGTGTGGGAACGCTAACTTTTCTGGACTGGTTCCGTCTTTCTCGCCCTGCCTCATTCGTCTCAAAAGAGTATATGTTGTTTGTAGCTGAGACTGCCTTGCCCTTATCAGCGTCATAAACGTCCTGTTGCAATAGTTGTTTCACTCACTTACTGCAACCAGTTGTTTCAAATACACCGTTACCTCTCTGTTCCACCCGATCTGGCTCTACATAGGTGTGAGAGGACTACTACGTCCACTCATTCATGATATCGCAGAGAAGCAACCTCAGTCTGGTCTGGGAAAACGGCGCACGGGTTAGTGAGACCACCGTGTCCAATAGTTTCAATAGGTATAGTGGTCGTTCAACACCTCGTTGTGTACTTAAAACACACCCACCCCTATTTTCAACAGGTTAGCCGACCACGAGGGAGGGGGTCAACGCCGTCGGTTGGTCGTGAGTATATAAACACGGTCGGTATCTCCCCCACGATCAGCTGTCGCAAGCACGCCTTTCCCACCCTGTCCTTCGGTTGTTGCCTCTAGCAGTACAAGCAATTACTACTACTACCGTTAACTTTATTATGTAACATAATAAGGGGTGGGAGGGGGTGCTGTTGAAGAC is from Haloplanus salinarum and encodes:
- a CDS encoding GIY-YIG nuclease family protein — protein: MHYGNPVPSVIGHAPIRERVRKEVIPNIPADSWKETSDPLPLRHATDVRTIVSTAFPHTTGSLQSYAVYVLECAYSRRHRNVAASGLNIKRPGWRHEVDSAERLIYVGRAKNLFKRLNQHLNEPGNPGANFTAVFPPVRILDVSWYSIKEEADRAEVATAELLRERFPEDYISQPG
- a CDS encoding homing endonuclease associated repeat-containing protein, with amino-acid sequence MNRMSPEKRYSDEVILAMLRQCKDQQGVCTPRKFREYDQFCSVSCVMDRFDGWSNAKKAAGVEEDLSDDSGRKRQYTDEQILSHLRECQRRYGKCTTDTLQQDDDFVSPTVVVTRFGSWIEAKKEAGIDVDERNHNSRPREYSDEELLDMILECKRKYGKATQRIFNEKDEFPTSGAVRHRFGNWSTAKELAGLDTQNQDYSSEELLEMLRECAERHENCSAKKFAEDDDFCSPGTIQSRFGSWRRGKEEAGFDESSNDENSDL
- a CDS encoding DUF3267 domain-containing protein, with protein sequence MAILLTIAGVVIFSENVILFPQNNVKLVVGVGVAITASLYIHESLHYIANSVLGYDPVYKWPNCVYVPEVPLDLWESIIVLLAPQVLSVVYALLLLTGSVNELAIVLGWGLVLNLGGAASDVSWVVRRLTWPAGTKVVVGDDRKNYVAFPEDSL
- a CDS encoding DUF7344 domain-containing protein; its protein translation is MFTNLGHQLRRYLLYCLFWDTNPMSLPRVADQAVEWQTGKPAEAVVDERLEIYMALYHDHLPGLVDDDVISYHQDEDVVELDTAADLFEPYVRQAFQDEINTGGSR